TCCTCCCTAGAGGCTTGCCGACCCCGGGGCGCCGGACGGAGCGAGGGCGGGCGCAGGTCGGCcggcggcgcggggggcgggggcgcgcgggggAGGGATGCCCCTGCCccgcgggggggcggggcagcgAGCGGCGGGGGCCGGGCCCCAGACCCCGCCTCCTGCGCGGTGGCCCCGGCGGCTCCGCCCCGCGGCGCGGCCGGCAACTTCGGGATGGAGTTTGTGCGGACGCTGTGGCTCGGCCTGGCGCTGGCgctggggccggggccggggcccgcGGGGGGCCACCCGCAGCCGTGCGGCGTCCtggagcgcctggggggctcggtgcGCCTGGGCGCCCTCCTGCCCCGcgcgcccgccgcccgcgcccgcgtCCGCGCCGCCCTGGCCCGGGCCGCCCGGGCGCCGCGGCTGCCGCACAACCTGAGCCTGGAGCTGGTGGCCGCCGCGCCCCCTGCCCGCGACCCCGCCTCACTGGCCCGCGGCCTGTGCCAGGCGCTGGCGGCGCCGGGCGTGCGGGCCGTGCTCGCATTCCCGGGGGCGCGGCCCGAGCTGCGGCAGCTGCACTTCCTGGCGGCCGCCGCCGAGACCCCCGTGCTCAGCGTGCTGCGGCGGGAGGCGCGCGCGCCCCTCGGAGACCCGGTACGCGGGGACGCCCGGGGGCCGGACGAGGGAGGCCCCGGGAcgccctggggggcgggggccgggggtcCGACGCCAGAGGCGCCGGGGGGCGCTGGCACAGGAGCCCCCGGGGCTCGCGGGACGTGGACTCCTGACCCCGGATGCCCCCTAGGGCGCGGGGACCCAGAAACGGCGGCCGACCCGGTGCGATGCTTCTGGACCCAGGATGGCCAAACCCACTCGAGGCCCCCCtggaggggggcggtggggggcggtggggcgCGGCGGGGCCGCAACTCCTGCGCAGACCCCCTTCCTGGGCCTTGGTGATGGGGTCTCCCCACCGTGGCTGCTGCCCTTGTGGGCCCCAGAAGCCCTCCCCGGTCCGAGggcgccccccagccccaccgaGCAGGGCCCCGGGCTGGGAGGGGAAGCGGGTCTTTCTGCCCGTTTCTGGGGTGCAGTTCCGGGGTCTGCTGgtctccccagcctcctccccgcGACGGGCCACCCTCCCTGTCAGTCAGACCCCTCCCTCCGCATCTCTGGAGTTTATTCTCTCCTTGATTCCGCCTCTGGGCCTGGATCCGGGCCCGAAGAAGCAGAAAGCGGGATACGGATGAGGGGTGACTGAGAGGGCTCTGGGGACCCCCGTGGTGCCTCTGGGAAAGGCCCCCTTACAAGGACAGCAGGGAGGGGCCCAACCTAGAGATATGGGGACTGGTAGGGGCCTCCCGCCTTCTGAACGCAGCTTGAAGCCCCTCCAGGCCGTCCTTCTCCTCGGGGAGGGGAGACCTCGACTGTAGAGGAAGCCTGGGGTCTCCTCAACCCCGCTGTCCCTGCCTCGAGGCGGCCCCCCTGCGCCGACCTTGTGGGAAAGATACATAACTCAAAGCCAGGCCTGTGGCGCCCTCTGCTGCCGCCTCCAGGCCCGGAGCCCCTGCTATTTACGTCGGTCTTTTGGGAGGACTCGCTTGGACCCCCAGGGACTGAACAGCAGCCTCAGCCCTGGGCATCCTGTCCTCACCCGGGCAACACCCTGCTCGCCTTAGGTGTCTGGCATTgccctctctctcatccttcaCAGGCTAAGAGCAAGTCCCGGAGAACTTTCTGGGTGCCACAGGGCATAGAGGAGTCCCTCGGCCCCTGGCTCGCCAGGGAAGTCTGAATAGGGGATGGGTGATGGacctgggttttgaaggatgtgtaggagttgggtgccagagagagagagagagagagagagagagagaggagaggtgttCCAGCTGGGAAATGCGAAAAGCCCCAAAGTGGGGTGCGACCAGGGTGGCCAGAGCCAAGCGAGTAGGCCCTGAGTGTCAGGCCAAGGaggctgggctttgtgctgatggtagtggggagacagagagggttTAGAGCAGGGGTGGGCTGGCGGAGGCAGGCATGCCGCCCGGCCTTAAAGAGGACGTCTATTTATCGAGCACCTACccgtggggctggggagggtgcgGTGGGTCACAGGTCGCCAGCCCTAACTGTGCCCACCCCCTTTCCAGAATCCGTTCCACCTGCAGCTGGACTGGGCCAGCCCCCTGGAGACGCTGCTCGACGTGCTGGTGTCTGTGCTGCGGGCCCATGCCTGGGAGGACGTCGGCCTGGTGCTCTGCCGCGTGCGGGACCCCGCTGGGCTGGTGGCCCTCTGGACCGCCCGGGCCGGCGGGGCCCCAAAGCTTGTGCTGGACCTGGGTCGGCCGGAGCCGGGTGCCGCGGGGCTGCAGGCACGCCTGGCCCCCCTGGGGGCCCCGACGGGGGGCTCGGCCCCAGTGCCCGTGGCTGCGCTCCTTGGCTGTGACGCGGCCCGCGCCCTCCGGGTGCTGCAGGCCGCGCCCCCGGGGCCCCGCTGGCTGCTGGGCACACCACTGTCCCCTGAGGTACTGCCCACGGACGGCCTGCCCCTCGGGCTGCTGGCGCTGGGCGAGGTGGCTCGGCCCCCGCTGGAGGCCGCCATTCATGACGCCGTGGAGCTGGTGGCTCGCGCCCTGGGTAGCGCGGCCCGCGCGGAACCGGAGCGCGCCCTGCCCCCCGCCACGGTCGACTGCCACGACCCACGCCCGCCCGGGTCCCTGTCCTCGGGCCGCCTGCTGGCACGGTGAGTGAGGGGTGTGCGGGTCCCGTCTGTGAGTCTGCAAAGACACCATTGTTGGGTCCGTGCTGTATACCGGCCATCGTATCCTCCCGAGAAAGCGGGTGTTGACCCTGAGGTGGAagcagggcagggggaagggcaggcggGGGCTTGGGGCGCTCTGGGGGCCGCgtgcagggcaggggaagggaaccAGCCAGGCGGCCTCGCCGGGCCTGAGAAGCGGGGAAGTCGTCGCTTTCGGGCCGGGGCACCGTCCCCGCCCCCGTGGCGCGCGGGTGCCACGCTGGCAAGGGGTCCGGCCCCCGCTGCCTGAcggtgccctccccccccccccccgccaggttCCTGGCCAACACGTCCTTCCAGGGCCGCACGGGGCCCGTGTGGGTGACCGGCTCCTCCCAGGTGCACGTGTCGCGGCACttccgagtgtggagcctgcgccAGGACCCGCGGGGCGCCCCGGCCTGGGCCACGGTGGGCGGCTGGCGGGCCGGGCGGCTGGAGTCGGAGCCGGGCGGCGCGGCCGCGCGGCCCCCGCCGGCGCCGGGAGCCGGAGGCCGGCCCCGGCTGCGCGTGGTGACGCTGGTGGAGCACCCGTTCGTGTTCGCCCGCGAGCCGGACGAGGACGGGCAGTGCCCCGCGGGGCGGCTGTGTCTGGCCCCCGGCACCAACGGCTCGGCCGCGCTGGACGCGCTGTTCGCCGCCCTGGCCAACGGCTCGGCGCCGCGGGCGCTGCGCAAGTGTTGCTACGGCTACTGCATCGACCTGCTGGAGCGCCTGGCGGAGGACGCGCCCTTCGACTTCGAGCTGTACATCGTGGCCGACGGCAAGTACGGCGCCCCGCGGGACGGCCGCTGGACCGGCCTGGTGGGCGACCTGCTGGCCGGCAGGGCGCACATGGCCGTCACCAGCTTCAGCATCAACTCGGCGCGCTCCCAGGTGCTGGACTTCAGCAGCCCCTTCTTCTCCACCAGCCTGGGCATCATGGTGCGCGCCCGGGACACGGCCTCGCCCATCGGCGCCTTCACGTGGCCGCTGCACTGGTCCATGTGGCTGGGCGTCTTCGCGGCCCTGCACCTCACCGCGCTCTTCC
This DNA window, taken from Panthera tigris isolate Pti1 chromosome A2, P.tigris_Pti1_mat1.1, whole genome shotgun sequence, encodes the following:
- the GRIN3B gene encoding glutamate receptor ionotropic, NMDA 3B, which translates into the protein MEFVRTLWLGLALALGPGPGPAGGHPQPCGVLERLGGSVRLGALLPRAPAARARVRAALARAARAPRLPHNLSLELVAAAPPARDPASLARGLCQALAAPGVRAVLAFPGARPELRQLHFLAAAAETPVLSVLRREARAPLGDPNPFHLQLDWASPLETLLDVLVSVLRAHAWEDVGLVLCRVRDPAGLVALWTARAGGAPKLVLDLGRPEPGAAGLQARLAPLGAPTGGSAPVPVAALLGCDAARALRVLQAAPPGPRWLLGTPLSPEVLPTDGLPLGLLALGEVARPPLEAAIHDAVELVARALGSAARAEPERALPPATVDCHDPRPPGSLSSGRLLARFLANTSFQGRTGPVWVTGSSQVHVSRHFRVWSLRQDPRGAPAWATVGGWRAGRLESEPGGAAARPPPAPGAGGRPRLRVVTLVEHPFVFAREPDEDGQCPAGRLCLAPGTNGSAALDALFAALANGSAPRALRKCCYGYCIDLLERLAEDAPFDFELYIVADGKYGAPRDGRWTGLVGDLLAGRAHMAVTSFSINSARSQVLDFSSPFFSTSLGIMVRARDTASPIGAFTWPLHWSMWLGVFAALHLTALFLTLYEWRSPYGLTPRGRNRATVFSYSSALNLCYAILFGRTVSSKTPKCPTGRFLMNLWAIFCLLVLSSYTANLAAVMVGDKTFEELSGIHDPKLHHPSQGFRVGTVWESSAEAYIKKSFPDMYAHMRRHSAPTTPHGVSMLTSDPPKLNAFIMDKSLLDYEVSIDADCKLLTVGKPFAMEGYGIGLPQNSPLTSNLSEFISRYKSSGFIDLLHDKWYKMVPCGKRVFAVTETLQVGIYHFSGLFVLFCLGLGSALLSSLGEHVFYHLVLPRMRRGNRLQYWLHTSQRIHRALNTEPPEGHEEPEPRAPEQQRDTPTASAGKGGWTHVRRAVAGERRVRFLPEPGVAAAAPDSEAGPPEGPVWLCSDGRRSSGAPGPGELEQLEQRIRSAQKRLHQALARRRELLAQLGDGPGDRPLHLPEACPEAAEAPEATGDPSRGTPPPPLPAWTGRPPLRSLHTSRPSATGGSTEAPP